In a single window of the Zea mays cultivar B73 chromosome 5, Zm-B73-REFERENCE-NAM-5.0, whole genome shotgun sequence genome:
- the LOC103628274 gene encoding chaperone protein dnaJ 6, whose protein sequence is MARLRPEPIDREKTCPLLLRVFTRVAGHHQNEEFAVRGKEPKDEVQIYAWKDATLRELTDLVSPFYFYRLNFDMSLRLHPDKNPGDEEAKEKFQLLQKALVGEAADNLQEYFRTMYKKVTEADIEEFEAKYRGSDSEKTDLKELYTKYKGNMNMLFCTMICSEPKLDSHRFKDIIDEAIGEGELKSTKVYEKWAKKISGMEPPTNPLERRAKKRKNSEENDLILAISQRKAERKKQFNSILSNIMSKCDSKASSSEPTEEEFEQAQQRPESRRAKRRK, encoded by the exons ATGGCGCGCCTCCGCCCCGAACCAATCGACCGCGAGAAG ACCTGTCCTCTGCTGCTCAGGGTTTTCACGAGG GTTGCTGGTCACCACCAAAATGAAGAGTTTGCTGTGAGAGGGAAGGAGCCAAAGGATGAAGTTCAGATTTACGCATGGAAGGATGCGACTCTCCGCGAGCTCACTGATCTTGTAAGTCCTTTCTACTTCTACAGACTTAACTT TGACATGAGTCTGCGCCTCCACCCAGATAAGAATCCTGGGGATGAG GAAGCTAAAGAGAAGTTTCAGCTGCTGCAGAAG GCACTGGTGGGAGAAGCTGCAGACAATCTTCAGGAGTACTTCAGAACAATGTACAAGAAA GTCACAGAGGCTGACATTGAAGAATTTGAAGCTAAATATAGAGGGTCAGATTCTGAGAAAACGGACTTGAAGGAACTCTATACAAAATATAAGGGCAACATGAACAT GCTTTTCTGCACAATGATTTGCTCAGAACCAAAGCTTGATTCTCACCGCTTCAAGGATATAATTGATGAGGCGATTGGTGAAG GTGAGCTGAAGTCAACTAAGGTGTATGAGAAATGGGCTAAAAAGATCTcagggatggagccaccaacaaaTCCGCTAGAGAGGAGAGCAAA GAAGAGGAAGAACAGTGAGGAGAATGATCTGATACTGGCTATCTCACAGCGCAAGGCTGAGCGGAAAAAACAGTTCAACTCCATCCTCTCGAACATCATGTCCAAATGTGACTCCAAGGCGAGCAGCTCGGAGCCCACGGAAGAAGAGTTTGAGCAGGCGCAACAGAGGCCGGAGAGCAGAAGGGCCAAGAGGCGCAAGTGA